The Flavobacterium faecale genome has a segment encoding these proteins:
- the nuoH gene encoding NADH-quinone oxidoreductase subunit NuoH: protein MDSALIIEKSLVILVVFAITMVMAMYSTLAERKVAAWLQDRIGPNRAGKGGLLQPLADGLKLFAKEEFEPNTPNLFLFYVGPAIAMSTALMTSAVIPWGDKLHLFGRDIILQATDIDVALLYVFGVISLGVYGIMIGGWASNNKFSLIGAVRAASQMVSYEVAMGLSIIALLMMTGTLSLKEIAMQQSGMNWNVFYQPLSFFIFLICAFAETNRTPFDLAECETELIGGYHTEYSSMKMGFYLFAEYANMFISSTILAVLFFGAYNYPGMEWVVENWGVNIGNVIGIGVLFAKICFFIFFYMWVRWTIPRFRYDQLMHLGWRILIPLSILNIIITGVVILRAEIAVFLGF from the coding sequence ATGGATTCAGCACTTATTATAGAAAAAAGCCTTGTTATCCTAGTAGTTTTTGCTATTACAATGGTAATGGCAATGTACTCGACTTTGGCAGAGCGTAAGGTAGCTGCTTGGTTGCAAGACAGAATTGGACCAAACAGAGCAGGTAAAGGTGGATTACTACAACCTCTTGCTGATGGTTTAAAATTGTTTGCAAAAGAAGAATTTGAGCCAAACACTCCCAACCTATTTTTGTTTTATGTAGGACCAGCAATCGCTATGAGTACTGCATTGATGACGAGTGCGGTGATTCCATGGGGTGATAAATTACACTTATTTGGTCGCGACATCATCCTTCAAGCAACTGATATTGATGTAGCATTACTATATGTTTTTGGTGTTATATCATTAGGAGTTTACGGAATCATGATTGGTGGATGGGCATCAAACAATAAGTTCTCATTGATTGGAGCAGTTCGTGCAGCTTCGCAAATGGTTTCATATGAAGTTGCCATGGGATTATCAATCATTGCATTGTTGATGATGACTGGAACTTTGAGTTTGAAAGAAATTGCAATGCAGCAATCAGGTATGAACTGGAATGTTTTTTACCAACCACTTTCATTCTTTATCTTTTTAATTTGTGCTTTTGCAGAAACAAACAGAACACCATTTGACTTAGCGGAATGTGAAACAGAATTAATTGGAGGGTACCATACTGAATATTCATCAATGAAAATGGGTTTCTACCTTTTTGCTGAATATGCAAATATGTTTATTTCTTCGACTATATTAGCCGTATTATTCTTCGGAGCTTACAACTATCCTGGAATGGAATGGGTTGTTGAAAACTGGGGAGTTAATATTGGAAACGTAATAGGAATTGGAGTTTTGTTTGCAAAAATATGTTTCTTCATCTTTTTCTATATGTGGGTAAGATGGACAATTCCAAGATTTAGATACGATCAATTGATGCATTTGGGATGGAGAATCTTAATACCTTTATCAATTTTGAACATCATCATTACAG
- a CDS encoding 2Fe-2S iron-sulfur cluster-binding protein, which yields MKVTIDGQEIEVEAGTTILQAARMIGGESVPPAMCYYSKLKGSGGKCRCCLVEVAKGSDADPRPMPKLMASCVTGCMDGMEINSKNSDRVREARESVTEFLLINHPLDCPVCDQAGECDLQNLSFEHGKSKTRFIEEKRTFEPEDIGPNIQLHMNRCILCQRCVQVADQLTDNRVHGVMDRGDHANISTCISKAIDNEFSGNMIDVCPVGALTDKTFRFKSRVWFNKPYNAHRECTTPGCCGKTTVWMFGNEIQRVTGRKDEYHEVEEFICNSCRFDHKEVSDWVIEGPREFEKDSVINQNNYTQKLETVNINTEEGILKGRLEDRKKISMNEIDYDEKIDGEKLNSDK from the coding sequence ATGAAAGTAACAATAGACGGTCAAGAGATTGAAGTTGAAGCAGGAACAACCATCTTGCAAGCAGCACGTATGATTGGGGGAGAATCTGTTCCGCCAGCGATGTGCTATTATTCAAAACTTAAAGGGAGCGGTGGAAAATGCCGTTGTTGTTTGGTTGAAGTTGCAAAAGGTAGTGATGCTGACCCAAGACCGATGCCAAAATTAATGGCATCATGCGTTACGGGATGTATGGACGGAATGGAAATTAACAGTAAAAATTCAGACAGAGTGCGTGAAGCAAGAGAATCTGTTACCGAATTTTTGTTAATCAACCACCCGTTAGATTGTCCAGTTTGTGATCAAGCAGGAGAATGCGATTTGCAAAACTTAAGCTTTGAGCACGGGAAATCAAAAACTCGTTTTATCGAAGAAAAAAGAACATTTGAACCAGAAGATATTGGTCCAAATATTCAACTACATATGAACCGTTGTATTTTATGTCAAAGATGTGTGCAAGTTGCTGACCAACTGACAGACAATAGAGTACACGGAGTTATGGACAGAGGAGATCATGCGAATATTTCGACTTGCATTTCTAAAGCCATTGACAATGAATTTTCTGGAAACATGATTGATGTATGTCCAGTAGGTGCTTTAACAGACAAAACTTTCCGTTTCAAATCGAGAGTATGGTTCAACAAACCTTACAACGCACACAGAGAGTGTACTACTCCAGGATGTTGTGGAAAAACTACGGTTTGGATGTTTGGAAACGAAATTCAACGTGTTACAGGTCGTAAAGATGAGTACCATGAAGTAGAAGAATTCATTTGTAACAGCTGTCGTTTTGACCACAAAGAAGTTTCTGACTGGGTAATTGAAGGACCAAGAGAATTTGAAAAAGATTCGGTTATCAATCAAAATAACTACACTCAAAAATTAGAGACTGTCAATATCAATACTGAAGAAGGAATTTTAAAAGGTAGATTAGAAGACCGTAAAAAAATCAGTATGAATGAGATTGATTATGACGAAAAAATTGACGGAGAAAAATTAAATTCTGACAAATAA
- the nuoF gene encoding NADH-quinone oxidoreductase subunit NuoF, whose translation MSKKILLEKINVPGIKTYEVYRREGGYASVEKAIKAMTPDEVVEEVKKSGLRGRGGAGFPAGMKWSFIDKKSGKPRHLVCNADESEPGTFKDRYLMEFLPHLLIEGMITSSFALGANLSYIYIRGEYMWVFKILERAIAEAKAAGWLGKNILGSGYDLELHVHCGAGAYICGEETALIESLEGKRGNPRIKPPFPAVSGLWANPTVVNNVETIASVPWIVNNSGDDYAKIGIGRSTGTKLISASGHVKNPGVYEIELGLTVDEFMNSDEYLGGMYSDRPLKALIPGGSSVPILPADLIYKTTNGEDRLMTYESLSDGGFATGSMLGSGGFIVYDDTACIVRNTWNFSRFYHHESCGQCTPCREGTGWLEKVLWRIENGQGREEDIELLWSIQSKIEGNTICPLGDAASWPVAAAIRHFREEFEYHIRFPEKIKNRNHFVAEPFSQVKHLVTKQTI comes from the coding sequence ATGTCAAAAAAAATATTATTAGAGAAAATCAACGTTCCAGGAATTAAAACGTACGAAGTGTATCGCAGAGAAGGCGGTTACGCCTCTGTTGAGAAAGCTATAAAGGCGATGACTCCGGACGAAGTAGTTGAAGAAGTAAAAAAATCAGGACTTCGTGGTCGTGGTGGTGCGGGTTTCCCTGCTGGAATGAAATGGAGTTTTATTGACAAAAAATCAGGAAAACCAAGACATTTAGTATGTAACGCCGATGAATCTGAACCAGGAACTTTCAAAGATCGTTATTTGATGGAATTTCTTCCTCACCTATTGATTGAAGGAATGATTACCTCTAGTTTTGCTTTGGGAGCGAATCTATCCTATATCTACATTCGTGGAGAATATATGTGGGTTTTTAAAATATTAGAAAGAGCCATTGCCGAAGCGAAAGCAGCAGGATGGTTAGGAAAAAACATCTTAGGATCTGGTTACGATTTAGAACTACACGTTCATTGTGGTGCTGGAGCTTATATTTGTGGTGAAGAAACAGCTTTGATTGAATCTTTGGAAGGAAAAAGAGGAAATCCACGTATCAAACCACCTTTTCCAGCAGTTTCTGGATTATGGGCCAACCCAACGGTTGTAAATAATGTAGAAACAATTGCATCTGTGCCTTGGATTGTTAACAATTCTGGTGATGATTACGCTAAAATCGGAATAGGACGTTCTACTGGAACGAAGTTAATTTCGGCTTCAGGACATGTAAAAAATCCTGGTGTTTACGAAATTGAATTGGGATTAACAGTAGATGAGTTCATGAACTCAGATGAATATTTGGGCGGAATGTACTCTGACAGACCATTAAAAGCTTTGATTCCTGGTGGATCATCGGTACCAATTTTACCAGCTGATTTGATTTATAAAACAACAAACGGCGAAGATCGTTTGATGACTTACGAATCGTTAAGTGATGGTGGATTTGCAACAGGATCTATGTTAGGTTCAGGAGGGTTTATCGTGTATGATGACACCGCTTGTATCGTGCGTAACACATGGAATTTCTCTCGTTTTTACCACCACGAAAGTTGTGGTCAATGTACGCCTTGCCGTGAAGGTACAGGGTGGTTGGAGAAAGTGTTGTGGAGAATCGAAAACGGTCAAGGTCGAGAAGAAGATATCGAATTGCTATGGAGTATTCAAAGTAAGATCGAAGGAAACACGATTTGTCCATTAGGTGATGCAGCATCATGGCCAGTAGCAGCAGCTATTCGTCATTTTAGAGAAGAATTTGAATATCATATTCGTTTCCCTGAAAAAATTAAAAATAGAAATCACTTTGTAGCAGAACCATTTTCTCAAGTAAAGCATTTGGTAACGAAGCAAACAATATAA